The following coding sequences are from one Triticum aestivum cultivar Chinese Spring chromosome 5A, IWGSC CS RefSeq v2.1, whole genome shotgun sequence window:
- the LOC123105209 gene encoding probable helicase MAGATAMA 3 isoform X2 has protein sequence MDEVTDEAIGAKLNILYTQKRAVSSELATAHACEKNIADKNKSLKHKALEHATLIPLQLLKSKGTKCIMDRMHPYISRFPSLHFYENKLLDGAQKAEKSDPFHDHRCLGPYMFFDIADGREHAGTSAAAQSLSNQLEAGAALEILSFLKNKYPTNFSCRKIGTITYGYVVEEFLRV, from the exons ATGGACGAAGTTACTGATGAAGCAATTGGTGCAAAGCTCAATATTTTATATACACAGAAAAGGGCAGTTTCTTCAGAACTTGCCACTGCTCATGCATGTGAAAAGAACATAGCTGATAAAAACAAGTCTCTTAAGCACAAG GCTCTTGAGCATGCAACTTTGATTCCACTTCAGCTACTCAAGTCAAAAGGAACTAAGTGCATAATG GATCGAATGCATCCTTACATTAGCAGATTCCCGTCGTTGCATTTCTATGAAAACAAACTGCTGGATGGTGCTCAGAAGGCTGAGAAATCAGATCCTTTCCATGATCACCGTTGTCTTGGTCCATACATGTTCTTTGATATTGCCGATGGTCGTGAGCATGCTGGAACAAGTGCTGCTGCACAATCACTCTCTAATCAACTTGAAGCTGGTGCAGCACTTGAAATACTGTCATTTTTAAAGAACAA ATATCCAACAAATTTCTCCTGTAGAAAGATAGGGACCATAACTTATGGCTATGTTGTGGAAGAGTTCTTGCGG GTGTGA
- the LOC123105209 gene encoding helicase SEN1 isoform X3: MDEVTDEAIGAKLNILYTQKRAVSSELATAHACEKNIADKNKSLKHKALEHATLIPLQLLKSKGTKCIMDRMHPYISRFPSLHFYENKLLDGAQKAEKSDPFHDHRCLGPYMFFDIADGREHAGTSAAAQSLSNQLEAGAALEILSFLKNKCELEEEGDGK, encoded by the exons ATGGACGAAGTTACTGATGAAGCAATTGGTGCAAAGCTCAATATTTTATATACACAGAAAAGGGCAGTTTCTTCAGAACTTGCCACTGCTCATGCATGTGAAAAGAACATAGCTGATAAAAACAAGTCTCTTAAGCACAAG GCTCTTGAGCATGCAACTTTGATTCCACTTCAGCTACTCAAGTCAAAAGGAACTAAGTGCATAATG GATCGAATGCATCCTTACATTAGCAGATTCCCGTCGTTGCATTTCTATGAAAACAAACTGCTGGATGGTGCTCAGAAGGCTGAGAAATCAGATCCTTTCCATGATCACCGTTGTCTTGGTCCATACATGTTCTTTGATATTGCCGATGGTCGTGAGCATGCTGGAACAAGTGCTGCTGCACAATCACTCTCTAATCAACTTGAAGCTGGTGCAGCACTTGAAATACTGTCATTTTTAAAGAACAA GTGTGAGCTTGAGGAAGAAGGAGACGGCAAGTGA
- the LOC123105209 gene encoding probable helicase MAGATAMA 3 isoform X1, whose protein sequence is MDEVTDEAIGAKLNILYTQKRAVSSELATAHACEKNIADKNKSLKHKALEHATLIPLQLLKSKGTKCIMDRMHPYISRFPSLHFYENKLLDGAQKAEKSDPFHDHRCLGPYMFFDIADGREHAGTSAAAQSLSNQLEAGAALEILSFLKNKYPTNFSCRKIGTITYGYVVEEFLRCELEEEGDGK, encoded by the exons ATGGACGAAGTTACTGATGAAGCAATTGGTGCAAAGCTCAATATTTTATATACACAGAAAAGGGCAGTTTCTTCAGAACTTGCCACTGCTCATGCATGTGAAAAGAACATAGCTGATAAAAACAAGTCTCTTAAGCACAAG GCTCTTGAGCATGCAACTTTGATTCCACTTCAGCTACTCAAGTCAAAAGGAACTAAGTGCATAATG GATCGAATGCATCCTTACATTAGCAGATTCCCGTCGTTGCATTTCTATGAAAACAAACTGCTGGATGGTGCTCAGAAGGCTGAGAAATCAGATCCTTTCCATGATCACCGTTGTCTTGGTCCATACATGTTCTTTGATATTGCCGATGGTCGTGAGCATGCTGGAACAAGTGCTGCTGCACAATCACTCTCTAATCAACTTGAAGCTGGTGCAGCACTTGAAATACTGTCATTTTTAAAGAACAA ATATCCAACAAATTTCTCCTGTAGAAAGATAGGGACCATAACTTATGGCTATGTTGTGGAAGAGTTCTTGCGG TGTGAGCTTGAGGAAGAAGGAGACGGCAAGTGA